Within Tamandua tetradactyla isolate mTamTet1 chromosome 10, mTamTet1.pri, whole genome shotgun sequence, the genomic segment AACTATGCAAAACATTTAAATCCACAgggatttaaatataaatagcatCATTTTTAAGTAGATTGATAAATACTCATTTTAAAGATACACTACTTCAGAGAGcttgagaggaaaaaaatgactaACAATTAAGATGAAAATATGTTTGATttgagaatacacattcttcagAATCTGTATTCAAATAACCTCGAAGTTGAGAATCAAATGTAAGTTCATAGTTTATATCTGATAGATGGTGCTGTTTAAAATGTTATAATGTCAAGCTTAGAATGTGCCTGAGTTTGAAAAATTGTCCTTAGAGATTCCCAAAATTTGACATTAATATAAAATGTAGGAGACCTTGATATGCTGATTTCTATTTCTAGTGTTTGCTGAATTTGCTAAAAATTGTAACTAATTGCATTCTAATACAATTTGTAACTTCATGGgtaataatttattcattcttattgaattgttgtagtttagattttaaaataaaaatattttagcagaATCCTCCCTTTATgaccttttttttcattatttgatttATATATCGTCACCTTAGAGTGATTTCATATTTTGCATATAAGGTGGCCATTCTCCATTTTTTCAGTATCCCCTGACTTGGAAAATCAAATTCTTTAGCAGATTAAAATCAGTTCCCCATAGGGGATGATATTTATTTCAGACTGttatgagatttatttttcttcataattgtTTTCATAACATTTATTACTTCCTTATTTCTTAGACTATAAATAAAGGGATTTAATAAAGgaattactagtgtataaaaaacAGCAACAGATATATCTTCATCTTCTTCTTTAACTGAACTTGGCTGAACATACACAAAAAGAAGAGAACCATAGAATATTGAGACAGAGAAAAAATGGGATGCACAAGTCAATAAAGCTTTGCTTCTTCCTGTTTtagatttcattttgaaaatagtgTAAAGAATGCATAGATATGAGATCAGGACTACAGTAATAGTAAAGACTTGAATTGACCCTGTACAGATAATTATCATCAGCTCATTGATGTAggggtcaacacaagaaagtctGTACAGTGGAAAAACATCACAAAAGAAGTGATTGATTTGATGAGAACCACAGAAAGTTAacctaaacagaaaccctacatgaATTATTGGATGCAGGTATGCCATTATGTAGATCACTGTGGTCATCTGAACACACAGTTTCATCGACATCCTGGTGTGGTACTGCAGTGGGCTGCATATGGCCACGTACCGGTCATAGGCCATTGCTGCCAGAAGAAAGCAGTCTGCAGTTTcagcaaaacaaaggaaatagaaTTGTGCCATGCATTCATAGAGAGAAATCATTCTGTCTTTTGAAAAGAAGTTCTCTAACATCTTGGGCGTAATAGCACAGGAACAGCATGAATCCATCAGAGCGAGATTGCCCAGAAAGATGTACATTGGTGTGTGAAGATGACGCTCCATATAGATCAGTACCACCAAACCCAGATTCCCCATCATGGTGATCAGATAGATGACAAAGAACACCACAAAGAGAAGGATCTTTACCTCTGGTCGATCTGTAAATCCTGTGAGAATAAATTCAGTTGTCACGGAGTGGTTATCCTcggtcatctttaatttctgtgttcAGATAGGAATTATGGAGAAACAAGATTTTAATTTAGGCACACATAATGCTATTAAGGGATATTAATCGTTCTAAAATTCATCTTCTATCATCTGAAGTTCTGAAGCTCAGATTCccatgaatattttaataatagtaaAGAGAATTTATAATGGTAAAAGCCACTCTGGATGAAATTAAATAAGAGTAGCATACAAATCTAGGATATCcatattttgttcattgtttccaaataatttcaatgtcagtatttttctttttcgtatgctgtatggtggggtcacatttcattcttcttccgtatgagtatcctattattgcagcaccatttgttgaattttttgtttgtttgtttttgttggtttctttgtttgttttgataagtgcatgggccaggaattgaacccaggtctcctgcatggtaggcgagaattctaccactgaactagcctCACACCCCACAATGTTGCATTTTACAGCTCCTTTCACAATAGTATGCCATATTTAATCTTAAAATGCTTACAAATCTAATAGCAAATTGTTCATGCGCATATGAAATCAAAAGCAATGTAGATTATCATCGAGTAATTCTCCATTGTGATGTGTATATAAAACATGCTTGAGGGTTTAGAAAATGAAGATCAGAGTGCTGTCAGGTATTTAGTTAAGATTTTTAATTGAATATCTTTAAAGCTTATATAAAATCAATTTTCCtgcttacatatatatattttttttcactgaGCATTTTCACATATTACCCTAGTATAGGGAATGATTAAAAATAGCACATTATACATATCTTAATTTTATGTCTTAGGAAGTGCAAAAGATCGctaaaaaggaaaggacaattcATCTTTAAAGCAAATTACCTCTGAGAACTAGGGAAATAAATGGCCATAGATTTCTTCAATAAATTAATTTGAATATATCACCTTCCTATTTATATAAACTTATGTAAACTACTGCGTAGAGCAAATTCTCTGAGGCTACTTCTTAATAAAATCAATTTTGCACTATTTATCAGAATATTTCCAACTTGTAGCTTAAAGAGGCTCTATGATTTTCCAATATTATTATCTAGTGATCATGCTCTCAGAATGATGGCCATAATAGGAGATTTGAGAAACATCCATCATGTATGCTTTCCAACTTATTTCACAGAGACACCTAACATTTTTCTTTACCACAtagtttctctgtatttttcaatTACACATTTTAATGGTCACAGTCCATTGATCAGTTAAAGATCTGTATATCTTTATTGGGGTTCACTGGCCTTAATTTCCCAATATTGACCAAGACAATAGTCTGCTTCCAGGAAGACTTCAATCTTTACTACCTCTAAGAAAAACTGAAATTCCCTAGGGTGGAATTTAAGAGTCTCTATACCCAGATCCACCTCCATCATTATGTCAAACATTTACTAATAGATTTTCCACCTGTCCCACCATCATTCATCTCCCTCCTCCTACCACCCCTAGCGTCACATATTTCCATAAGCAATGATACCTCCCTGACTGCTACTCCTGTTATTCTATGCCCAAATACCTAgtgcattcatttttaatttaaggcATAGATTGCATATACTGCTACATAGTAAAATCTTAGCTAAATACCTGATAGCACTCTGATCTTCATTTTATAAACCCTCAAGCATGTTTTATATACACATCACAATGGAGAATTACTCGATGATAATCTACATTGCTTTTGATTTCATATGTGCATGCACAATTTGCTATTAGACTGTAAGCATTTTAAGATTAAATATGGCATACTATTGTGAAAGGAGctgtaaaatgcaacaggaaaaagTAGGCTTGATTCAACTCCTAACCCCATTCTGATCACCTAGGACAGATGAATTTGTTTTTAGTATCCTACCAATGATAAACATCTTTATCATCTTCAGGTTGAAATTGTAAATTTTGATGATATaaaggaaattattcaaagcacattatttttaaaaatgtaaatatctttctattttctaaattgaCACAactgttatttttgtttctgaaattttcttcagaaatttttTGAGGCATATCAAAATAGCttacaaattaatttaaagaGATGTGAAGGTCTTTATacttcaattttctgaaaaaaagaagaatatctttacatgttttaaatcttattaGCATTTTGTAGAATAaactttagattttaaaattctaCCTCCTCTTATTGCTAATGATGCATTAGGACATACTGACAGAAGATGCATCATGTAAATCTTATGTCACAAATGGCTTATTATTCTACAGCGAAAATATCAAAAGGAAAGCACTGCCTGATTAttatgtttttagtttttaaacattaaatataagCCACTTAGATATTCACTTAAATTAGAAATAACTTTCAAGGTATATGCCCaaattatttaacaaaattattttgtGACTTAGATGCATGTTCTGAAATTCTATCTTACACTCAGAAAATGACAGGATAAATGTCAGGATTACACCTCATCTGAGTTCCCCATATGTTtcaatttagagaaaaatcataaagATAAATAAGGAGTTGAAGtctaagaaaaatcaaaatttataaattttgagaaataaatatctatgcacgTTATTATTAATGGTCAAAATATATTAGAATACTTCTCTTACCTACATTTCACTGAGAATGGCCTTGTTACAGCTGTCATTTTACTTATGGTATTAGAACTTATAGATATTCAGAATATAAGCTTTCATCTCTGAAATATTTGGGATTAAAAGAATAAACATCAATTACACTATATTAGGTCACTGCCCATAAATACGTCTCTTACAGTAAACTTAATTTTCCATCAAATCCTAAAGGGATTTCCTTGCATAGACATCAGTGTATTTCTATGGGGAGATTAGGTCCTTAAAACAAATAGCTGTGCAGCATGATTAAAGATTCTCTGTGAATTACTACGTTAAAGTAAATGACTCACAAAGGTCTGATTCTTGTGTGACTAATCTTACTTTTACAATCCTGTTTATCATTGTGTGCATCTCTAAAATGGGCAGAAAAAGGTTTAGGCTGGTTTGCACAATTACTGGAAGAAGTGAGATTAATgtggtttattaaaaaaaacgGATTTGGTAGGCAGGAGAAAAAAGGTGTCATGAGTTTAGTCAGGGTCAAGGACATCATTCTGTGAGTTGAATCTGTCCCCAGTCCTGCCAAGACCTCAAAGGAAAAACTTAGATTAATATTTAGGCCCAGATATGAATTACAgtgatttctctgtctttcaccTCAGCTGCTCTTCACATAACTTACCAGTTTTTATCTTCATACCACAGATCATTCTCCATCATACTATATAGTTATCTGTTTGTATATCTATAATCAATCAACCAACCCTCACCTTATCATTAGCatattattttaagaagaaaggGACTTGCCCTATTTTATTCATTACTGTATTTCTAACATCTTTAATAGACTAGCACTTTGTGATACTTTATAAATACCtgttatatataaacaaatagtACTACTCAAAATTCCCTGCTCAAGATTTCATAATAGTCCCTAATCATTTTCAAACATAATACATTTATTAGTATTCCAGATAGTCCACATCTGTATTTAATGCATTGCCTCTTTTCACTCTCCCTTACTTTAGAACATGCGGTCATTTATATCACTTCACTCTTCCTCTTTGTACTTGTGTTAGCCTTCACTCATCAAATTTCCTGAGAAACACTCTCTTCCTCTCATTCCACCCAATCATACTCAGCTTTGAGCTCAAATCTGACTTCCTCCATGAGGACTTCCTCAGATCCtttagataaaattaattttccctCTTCCTGATTTGCATGGGGCTTACCTGTCTTCCTATcacatttgccttttaattgggCGTGGTTTCTATTAACTGAAATGTATACATCTTGATATAATATGCTTATATTAGGGATCATATCATATATCTTTTGGGCTTCTAAGAGAAAACTGAGCTAGACATTCCATATCTACTCACTGCATAGATTGCCAAAATTTCAGTTCTGTTCACCCTTAATCAAGTACTTACTTGGACAAAACACTAAAGAGAGAGAGCAGGCACACGGTGTTTTCAGGGTCAGGCTGTGAAGTTCTTAATTAATAGAAATGGTTCTTGACAATATGCTCATAATCTAATGGGGAGAAAGACACATATTACTGTGAAAGTGCAATGGAAAATATGATAAATGGATGTGTAACAAACAGATTATAATGGAATATGCAGAAGGAAGTGAACAGTGAccaagacaaagaaggaaaaatttatcAATGGAAGTTTCATTTCAGATGAACCTTACAGGATTATTAGGATGTTAATAAGCAGAAAGTTTGTGAAAGGGCAGTAGTGTGAGGGAACTGCATGAGTAAAGGCCTGGAAGCTTGAAAGAGCAAGGTTTTAGAAAATGGATAGTAAATTGGGATGGCTCAAGTTTAAACATCCCCAGTATAAAGGTAGGATTCAAAAGGTTATAAgggggggtgggccacggtggctcagcaggcagagttctcacctgctatgctggagacccaggtttgattcccagtgcctgcccgtgcaaataaaaaaaaaagaggaaaaacaacaacaaaaaaaggttaTAAGGGGGAGTGTGGAGTTAGACTGGAAATTCTTCCATCTTGTtccctcccatttattttttcagccCCTTCCATTTCACTAAATCTGCACTCTCGGTAAGGTCACAACCAAATTCCAAATGCTACCTCTAATGGACATCTCTGAAGTATCTTCCTAACCAATCTGTACTTTTGGGTTATATTAAAGTTTCTCTGATAACATTGACTTCTGGGATAACACTCACTGTCCTGCCTTAAACTTTTATGCTGTTTTAAATTTCTCACATCTCCTTAATGATTCTTGTGTTTCCCTCAGTTTTATTCATGgcctccccttttttttttaattctagggTTTTGTCTAGTATACCTCATCTAACCCTGTGCTTTCAAATATCATCCATCTGCTGGTGATTCTGTTTAAGGAGGATTCTAAACTTTTTTGGTTGTACATTCACATCAATAATATCATCTGCtatatattccaaatatattaatcttatctataaaatgtaaagatatactattattttaagaaattatatagtataaatcataaaaatataaattgaaagagGATGGGTTTAACGAAAAGTTGGTATCAAATATTGTTTATATTAATGATATAAAACCATTTTTGACTCTAACACTATTActaattaaaataacaattttatattcagaaaaagaaaagtgatgatACAAGCCTtattatttctgaacttttagtTCAGCATTATGATACAGCAACTCATGAACTCATAAATTTATGACCTAGCATTTCTAAGTGTCTTACATAGTTTAAAAAGATATCACAGTTTCATCTGTCCAAGTGAAAGACGAATGCCACTGTTGAGTGGGTCTCCAAACAAGAATGGGTTCTTTGGTGGTTTCAAGCTGGTTGCAAGCAGCCCTGATGTTTGGGCCATGGGACCCAGCAGACCCATTGAATTAGGTTATCTTGGCAGAGATGTGCAGTTCATGGAAAGTTATGGAAAGCCCCAATAGGTGAATCATCACATAAAACTCCTATGTCTTTGGCACAAAGCCTTGTTGTTTTTAGAAGAAATTTATAAAGTATGCAAGAATAACTCCTTGATGAACTATGAACCCTTGGTAGGATTAGAGGATCCAGACCATGGGATATCTATTGACAGTGATCCTAGAACTGCTCTACTTTGTCTGGAATTTTTCTATCAAAGTATAAGTTCCACTGGGCCCAGGAGAAATCCATTATAAGATGAAAGCAGTGCATCCAGGATCAGGCACAAGTAggaatgtaacacaccaatgGCTACACAAATAGGTGCCTAGACACCCATGTCTTCTATGCCATTGTGCTGGCATCTCTACCTCAGATGGCACTTCTGGCCTTGCAGGCATTCCCTTGAGAAAGCtgacagaggaagaaaaaggacaAGCTTGTTCTAGAAATGGTCCATTGTTTATTTTGATACAAGCTTAATTGTATTGATGCAAATCTAGAGCTCCTCCTAGGGTGGGCTTGAAAAGACATCAAGAAGGGAAAATCCTCCATTGGCAAGTGGATTGGACATCCATTCTATTGAATGGAAAGTGATGTAGTCCAAAGTAAGATGAAATTCAGGAATGGGTAAATGGCTTGGATGTTGTTAGTGGCCTCAAGGAAGAAAGATTAAAAGTTTGGGGTCCAGGAGATCTGTGGAAGAACATATGTATGGATCTATGAAGTGGTTAGGAAGTGTGGAGATATTTAAATCACATGTTAATGCCCACCTGAAAACACCTACCATGAAAGAGACTCTAAAATGCAAAGTAGATGGAATGACTCAGCTAGTTGAGGCAGTCCAGCTTTTTTCACTTGCCACGCCAGGGGTGACTGAATGGACACTTGAGCAAAGTGGCTATGTTGACTGGGATGGAAGCATACATGTACCTAAGCATGGACACACACTTTCCAAGGTGTTTCTAGCTATTGTTgcaagtttccaacttgcagaTACAAAGATTGATGTGGTGTTGCAATATGGCAATATGTCTCAAGGAGTTCAATTGGCCACTTAATAGCAAACTGGCTACTATAAACCCCTTTTCCTCTAGTGGTGGAATAATTCATCTGACTGGAATTAAGACAAAATACAGTTATTATGTACCTAGCCTACCTGGAAGGTACTATATACCTGTATTAGTGTCTGTATCCTATCCACACTATCCACAAGGCTTCAGGCAGCACCGGTATCTCAAGGCTGACAAATGAGCATAGTATTGCATTGGATCAAGAAATCAACTTTACAGCAAAGTAGATGTGTCACTGAGCAATGACTGATGCTGCAGAAGTCACAGACACACACTCAGCAGTCATCTCTCAGCCCTTGTCTACCCCTATCCTACCCTACCCGCAACCTcctattctttttctattatgCACAAATGTTTCAGTAGGCTTCCGTTCCAAAACTTAGGAGACAAATTAAGTCTAGCGAAAAGGCCTGATCAGAACTTTAAACCCAGCAACCAGGAACAGGCAGCTCCAATTCTCTATAAATACCACATATCTGGCAGCACAAATTTGTCTTTCTTCTTGAGAAGTGGGCATGTAGAGTTGTCATCTACTGACCCTGACATGAGCAGTTTGGCCTTCCTGGGAGACTGGCCCCAATGTGATCATCTTCCCTTGCTCTTTTATATTCTTTGTGCTAAGTTTCCCTTTTACCTGAGCCTATGTTCCCTTCATGCACCATTAGCAACTTGTTTCATAGAATGTTAATGCAACAAGCAGAATGGATTGATATTTTTGACcgttcttttcatttcttttgcattcCTTTCAAACAAAAGCATCTTGGGCAATGCAGGATTCGTGGCTAAACTAAGGAATCACCCACCCTACCACCTGGGTAGAGGTAGAAACCTACAGTTGGTGATGTAAGGTATGCTGTCTCCAACCTCTGAAAGAAGGGCAGTAATAATTGAGAATTTGAGAATCTCTGTATGAATGTCAGGGAGTTGGCTAGCTGGTTCCATGCTGAGACAATGAGGCCAGGACTTCCACTGCCTGCTGCACTTTCCCCTGGCTCATAGcttctttttgtaaatatttttttgagaaatcttcacacacatacagtccatacataatatacaatcagtggctcacaatatcatcacatagttgtgtattaatcaccatgatcatttatagaacatttgcattgttccagaaaaagaaataaaaagaaaaattcatacaccccacaccctttacccttccctctcattgaccattagtatttcaatctctccatttttatactttatccccccattatttatttaattttatccttatttttttaatcatctgcccataccctagataaaaggggcatcagacataaggttttcacaatcacattgtattagttagggttctctacagaaacagaatcaacagggaacacttgcaaatataaaatttatgaaagtgtctcacgtgaccgtaggaatgcagagtccaaaatccacagggcaggctgcgaagccgatgactccaatggatggcctggatgaactccacaggagaggctcaccagccaaagcaggaatgcaacctgtctcctctgagtccttaaaaggcttcccatgattggatttagcatcactaattgcagaagacactcccctttggctgataacaaatggaatcaactgtggatgtagctgacgtgatcatgacctaatcctatggaatgtcctcattgcaacagacaggccagcgcttgcccaatcagatgaacaggtaccacaacttggccaagttgacacctgtccctaaccatgacacacatggtcacattgtaaaagctatagagttatattacttgtcttcaggaatcaaggctgtTGGGAAATAGTTCAACaaattcaggtatttccctccagccacttcaatatgcaacaaactaaaaagggatatctacataatgtttaagaataacctccagaataacctctcaaatctgtttgaaatttctcagccattaaaactttattttggctcagttctctcttcccccttttggtcaaggctttctcaattctaATATGCCCAgagttctgtcctatgttgccagggagattttatacccacatagaggggagggcagtgagtttgcctgccaagttggcttagagaaagagaccacatctgaacaacaaaagagattctctggagatgacttttaagcataattataaataggtttgacttctttgcaggaataagtttcatagggatgaacctcaagattgagggctcaacctactGACTTGGTTTTCCctagtgcttgtgagaatatcagggattccccagatgaggaagttgaatatttcttcctttctcataagtcccccaaagggactttgcaaatacttttttattctatgcccaaattattctgggatatgtAAGGGCATCACAATCACCTGTGCAAACCAACTTGATCTTACATCCTATTAAAGATTcctgtaattatggtgttcagccaaactgaccatacaagttaaattagataatgcactacacAAAATGTAAATTGTGCACCAattaaacatctttccctttggtctcacggagaagttgaagtttaaaaaatggaccatatcatctttgaccatgtattctgattttcctacGTCCtacccaaatcagcttcattcatatctctagtcaaagactaatcactttttcaacttttttgacagttgctatatggagtaatgctgactgaagctcaggtgtcacacaaacaCCCAaattcagggaatgaccaggttatacacaaatagctcagtatctcagaatttagaaatcacatttgcaactcctgaatatatatgactgctgtaagagcttacaataggccccaacctgataatccacactctcaacttcagttctctgagtttgtatattatagttagtccatatgagtgaagcatgataatatttgtcttttgtttctgccatttctttcaatacactgtccttaagtttcattcacctagttgcatggctcacaacttcattccttcttgcagccactcagtagttcattatatgtataaaccatattttccccttccattcctcagtcattgcacccttaggccatccccatccattgcaaatcatgaacactaccaacataaacaccagtgtgtgaATGCCCATTCATGTCCCGACTCACAGTTCCTcaaagtatatacctagcaataaGATTGCAGGATCAAATGACAActctacccctagcctcctgtttCAACACCATGCTgtcctctggaggggctgcacctctcaacttccctactgacagtgaataggtacatctccttctccacattttctccaataattgtttctctctgttcatttttaaacagttttatttacacatgaTGCAATTAAACccaagtaaatagacatgcctttgctaaCATAGTCCATATgactacattttcttttcttcttcaaagaatCCATACCGCTCTTCCATACCACCACTTGGTGACATttcattttggcataatgcctttgttacagtcagtggaagtatattacaatgttacttgTTGACTAAGTACCCTAGCTTGTGTTGATTggactttttcctgtataccatcccattttcaacaacttgcaatgttgacattcatatGTTCTCtgtcatgcaaaaacgtttttatattttgtacatttattcaccatcattgtccactctaggcattcctaagttgtaCCACCTcactttttatcctctttctttcttgtttcatgTGTGCCTCCAGGCCTTCCCTCTCAACCATACTCatgctcagcttcattcagtgagcTTATATTAGTGTGCTACCATCAGAGtatcgtgctatccatttctttcaatcagtcctgttgcccaTTCTGTATatcttcagcaccaattgcccaatctctaccctatttctatttcatgataacctgtgttcttaacttcaa encodes:
- the LOC143647917 gene encoding olfactory receptor 5K1-like; translated protein: MTEDNHSVTTEFILTGFTDRPEVKILLFVVFFVIYLITMMGNLGLVVLIYMERHLHTPMYIFLGNLALMDSCCSCAITPKMLENFFSKDRMISLYECMAQFYFLCFAETADCFLLAAMAYDRYVAICSPLQYHTRMSMKLCVQMTTVIYIMAYLHPIIHVGFLFRLTFCGSHQINHFFCDVFPLYRLSCVDPYINELMIIICTGSIQVFTITVVLISYLCILYTIFKMKSKTGRSKALLTCASHFFSVSIFYGSLLFVYVQPSSVKEEDEDISVAVFYTLVIPLLNPFIYSLRNKEVINVMKTIMKKNKSHNSLK